The proteins below come from a single Rosa rugosa chromosome 2, drRosRugo1.1, whole genome shotgun sequence genomic window:
- the LOC133728059 gene encoding uncharacterized protein LOC133728059, giving the protein MNRLTKWLQKDQEEAVTRSRRRNLMMSAAALQIQNLEDEDSQWGGSSEGRTYKARDRELIDLRLKAQYFTDPCRYEPNIFRRRYRMQPWVFDKMMRDVANYDPYFVQTRDACGRLSLSTEQKLTCAMRMLAYGITADFCDDYLDIAKSTAIEIFEHFTKAIWNVYHETYLRRPTPADLRRLLDKAAERGFPGMIGSLDCMHWQWKNCPTGWAGQYTGYKGKPTIILEAVASYDTWIWHAFFGLPGSMNDINVLGCSPLFNDVCTGETPEVNYQVHNRYYRQCYYLVDGIYPKWGSFVQAIRNPRSPQTQHFTRMQEAYRKDVERAFGILQARWAIIRGPARGWSKENLQYIMMTCIILHNMIVEDEHDEDAAQPFDPDDIPTRPRKAEIYKRPVMDTDVDRNPQQLNQFLRRYREVRCPVMNKNLQEDLVDHLWTMKLQADQNHQ; this is encoded by the coding sequence ATGAATCGTTTGACGAAATGGTTGCAGAAAGATCAAGAAGAGGCCGTCACGAGAAGCCGTCGACGAAACTTGATGATGTCTGCCGCTGCCTTGCAAATCCAAAATCTGGAAGATGAGGATTCACAATGGGGTGGTTCTTCAGAAGGTCGTACCTATAAGGCCAGGGATCGAGAGCTGATTGATCTTCGACTCAAAGCTCAATACTTCACGGATCCGTGCAGGTATGAACCAAACATTTTTCGCAGGCGATATAGAATGCAACCTTGGGTCTTTGACAAGATGATGCGCGACGTGGCCAACTACGACCCATATTTTGTTCAAACAAGAGATGCTTGTGGGAGACTCAGCTTATCCACTGAACAAAAGCTGACATGCGCCATGAGAATGCTCGCGTATGGCATCACAGCTGATTTCTGCGATGATTACCTAGATATTGCGAAGTCCACTGCCATTGAGATTTTTGAGCACTTCACAAAAGCAATCTGGAATGTGTACCATGAGACTTACCTCCGCCGACCAACACCGGCAGATTTGCGACGGCTGCTTGACAAAGCTGCAGAACGGGGATTCCCGGGGATGATCGGTAGCCTTGATTGTATGCATTGGCAATGGAAAAATTGTCCCACCGGATGGGCAGGGCAGTATACTGGCTACAAGGGGAAGCCCACAATCATCTTAGAGGCGGTGGCCTCCTACGATACTTGGATTTGGCATGCCTTCTTCGGACTTCCAGGTTCCATGAATGATATTAACGTCCTTGGATGTTCACCGTTGTTCAATGACGTATGCACCGGTGAAACCCCTGAAGTGAACTACCAGGTACATAATAGGTATTATCGTCAATGTTATTACCTAGTTGATGGCATATACCCTAAGTGGGGGTCCTTTGTACAAGCAATCCGAAACCCGAGGTCGCCGCAGACACAACATTTCACAAGGATGCAGGAAGCATACAGAAAAGATGTGGAGAGAGCATTTGGTATTCTCCAAGCTCGTTGGGCAATCATAAGAGGACCAGCTCGTGGGTGGAGTAAGGAGAACCTTCAATACATCATGATGACGTGCATTATCTTGCACAATATGATTGTTGAAGATGAGCATGATGAAGATGCAGCGCAGCCATTTGATCCGGATGATATCCCAACCAGACCAAGGAAAGCAGAGATATATAAGAGACCAGTAATGGACACCGATGTTGATCGCAATCCGCAACAACTAAATCAATTCTTGCGTCGTTATAGGGAGGTTAGATGTCCAGTGATGAATAAAAACCTCCAAGAAGATCTAGTCGATCACCTATGGACCATGAAGTTACAAGCTGATCAGAACCACCAGtga